The Pyrus communis chromosome 8, drPyrComm1.1, whole genome shotgun sequence region GtggattttttttaagataTGTTTATCTTCCTTACTAGTATTTGTTTCATTTGTGCCTGGTAATGGATGAGCTTGTTAGAATTATTTTGGTAGTCTATGTTGGATGGACAAATACCATATCTGTTAAGTGATGCCTATCACGATGATGCCCAAGTGATTGTCCGAGTTTCCTGTTATTGGACACATATGTAACAGCATGTCAAAGTACTGGCGAATTATTTCTATATTGAAAGGGCTTTAAATCACAGGGATAACTCATGGGGCTGCATCATTGTCAAGTTtccttgtttcttttgtttcatgAAGAGTCTTATTTTCTCCGCTCTAGTTCTTTTACAAGATTTTCCTTTTCTCTGCATGCCTCGTTGCTTAAAAAGTATCTGGATCTGGAATTTTGTGacatatttcttaatttttactTTATCTGGTCTTGCAGGCAGAACCTTCCCCAACTACTGGGTCCTTTTTGAAGCCTCAAATGGTGTACGGATCTCTAAGTTCTACTACATATCCAGCAACAACAGTTTGCTCTGATTTCAATACCTCAGATGAAAGAAATTCTGGAAGCTTCGAGTTTAAGCCCCATGCTAGATCAAATATGGTACTTTCTATGAATTAGTGGTCCATTATCCTTTCATTAGTTGTATCCTTGACGGATATGTTTTACCTATGTGGGGAAGATACTGATTAAATGGTGGCCTTGATCCTAAGTTTAGCTGATTGGTCTTTGGCCTATCTTGTGCTCTAGTTTAAACTTGCAATATCAGTGGATATCTACTTGACGCTACAAAGTCTTTTAAGCTCCCATTCTGAAGATTAACGGATTTATTTAATCTCTTACCATTATTCTTTCGTTACTTTATTAGGTTTTTTCgatattttttcttaaagatgCTTTATAAGAAACAATGTTTTCTAGGGATAAACTCTCCTTGTCAAGATGGACTGTCATATTTCTTTCTAAATTGTAGAACAATGATATATCTTGATCGAGTTTTTTTATGTATCTGCAAGTGTGCCAAAGTGGTTGTAAAATACTAATTGCCTAATGCTTTACGTTTATTCAAGGTTACTACAGATTATAACCACTATGGGAATGAGCAGCCTCTGCAAATCCAAGGTCAAGCTCAACCTCAATCACACATGTCACCACCTTTGGCTAAAAATGAGATGGCAGTCTCCTCAAATGAATTTAGTTTATCTGCACCTGTTCACACGGTCACTGCAGGAGCTAGTGCACCTGCTGAAGGTGATTTGGGTGAGTTAACACAGAGGGAACATCCAAATCCTGGGGTCCAAACATCTCAGTGTGATAACAAAGGAAATGGGCCTTCAGTAATATCTTCTGATGATGGGTATAACTGGCGAAAATATGGACAAAAGCACGTTAAAGGGTGTGAATTTCCTCGCAGTTATTACAAATGTACCCATCCTAATTGTGAAGTGAAGAAGCTATTTGAGCGTTCTCATGATGGACAGATAACAGAGATTATCTACAAGGGTACACATGATCATCCTAAGCCTCAACCTAGTCGACGATATAATACTGGTGCTATGATGCCTCCTCAAGAAGAAAGATCAGACAAGGCTTCATCTTTGACTGTTCGAGATGGTAAGCATCAGACTAATTCATGTTAGCTATTTCCCGAATAAACTAATGTTCTTCTATCAtctcttctaattttctttttcttctctaatGGTAGACAAACCATCCGGCATTTATGGGCAAATGTCTAGTAACAATGAGCCAAGTAGTACTTCTGAGCTATCTCCTGTCACAGGCAATGATGATAATGTAGAAGGCACAGGCTCACTGTCAAATAGGTTACCTGATGAGGTTGATGATGATGACCCGTTTTCAAAAAGGAGGTATAAATATTCAAGGAATGCTTATGTTTTCCCCtgtgttcattttttttctaactAACAAGGTGTCAAATTTGTTGAGCAGGAGGACGGATGTTGGTGGCATTGATGTCACACCAATTGTTAAGCCTATCCGAGAACCACGAGTTGTTGTTCAGACTCTGAGTGAGGTTGATATATTAGATGATGGATACCGCTGGAGAAAATATGGTCAGAAAGTGGTGAGGGGAAATCCCAATCCAAGGTATGGTTTATCATCAGGGGAAGATAATTCTCACTGATTTTTATCTGTTTCAACATGTAACTTCAACATTTGTTTGGTAACTTTATGAGTGAAACCCAATCTCTCTGCTTTGGCATTTGGTGTTCTACCACCATCATCGTATCTTCCAAAGCTACCCTTGTTAACTGCAATTCTCAAATGAATTATGCAGTTTCTGAACGTTCTCACTTGTTATGCAGGAGCTATTACAAGTGCACCAATGCTGGATGCCCTGTTAGAAAACATGTGGAGAGGGCATCCCATGATCCAAAAGCAGTTATAACTACATATGAAGGGAAGCATAATCATGATGTCCCAACTGCAAAGACTAGTAGCCATGACGCTTCAGGACCAACAACTGTGAATGTCCCGTCGAGGATTAGATCAGAAGAAAGTGACACCATAAGCCTTGATCTTGGTGTTGGAACAACCTCTGGCGGCGAAAATAGATCCAACGAGCACGTGCAACTGCACTCTGAACTTGTGGAACGGCAATCTCGCACTAATTCCAATTTCAGGGTTGCTCAAAATACCCCTATTTCGACATACTATGGTGTTCTTATTGGTGGCACGAATCAGTATGGATCTAGGGAAAACCCAAGTGAATCACGCAGCATCGAGGTTCCACCTTTAAATCATTCCTCATACCCATATCCACAGAACATGGGAAGAGTGCTAACAGGTCCGTAAAATTTCTTATGATGAAGCCAACAGAAATAAGCTGCTTCTCCCCTTCTTTTGGCACATGCGAAGGTCAAAAGGGCATCTCGGTTTCAGaccgaaaagaaaaaagagaaacaaaggTATTCTTCTTATTTGTCTATTTCAAAGAAAGTGGTATTGTAATTAGGTGCCTGCTGCAAAAAGCCTTCTCTGTCCAAGTACTGTATTTGTAACATTAACTTGTCAGGAATAGTATGTACAAATATGAATGAGTCCTAATATATATTCTCCGTCTTTGACACCATGTGTTGTAATTTAAATGCTTAAAATGTTAAatgattataagaaaattttgtttcttttagcgTTTGTGATGGAATCTTAATAGTATAATTAGTAGTTACTGAGCTGCTGCTTTAGAGCCTTAAGTTTGCTCGGCATTGTGAGTCCTATTGCTAACACTCGAGCAAATGTAGATGCTGGAGCACTGATGCAGTCTGGTGTCATTTGCGTCTGAAAGTTGTGATAATGTCTGTTGCTGCAGTAGATAAAGTTTTCATAAATGTAGATGCAAGAAGTACAATTCATCGTAAAGTTATGGTGTCAAAGATGAGTTGTAGTGGTGCCCTCTCATAATTGATGGTCCGAATGTGAGGATCGATGCTGAGCTGACGGTCGAAAGAGGGTCTGTCGTCGTGTTCTATGGATTGAGTGGTCTTGAAAGGAAGTGTCCCTTCAGATTGGGAGGAGGCTTTCCCCTTTTGCATTGagcttgatttatttttttatttttttttaacaaacgacattatctacactaaatgaGAAAaagtgagcttagcctcacaatgagctagcaataatgtagttcaaattcacctttgatgagaattgaacctaagatctctcacttacagtcgaagaggaataccattaaactgtagtactaagtagcagcttgatatttttcttgacgaggagaaatggtccctcaagtTATTTTTATGGATCCAGAAAGAtaagaaagaggaaaagaaagagtCAAATGTTACAAGTTTAACAGAACATTACAGAAGAAACACCAGGTGAATATTGACAATTGAATTCTTTGTAGCTTTGTTCTCAACTTCTCATGTCATGGCTTGTGGCAAAATGGAAGCTTTTGGCTCCTTTTGAACCATATAGATATAGCGTTCAAAATTGGCCTAGTGGCTaggatcttctttaattcactGTATTTCGGGTTCAAACCCTCCTTCCCTTGATGTAATTTGGAGTAAGAATATcggtttataaaaataaaaaaaattaaggtttGAGTAAGGGACTTCCAAGTCCCAAACAATTAAGGCCTCTATTTTGGATAAGCAGCCTCATTAGTCTGCACCCAAACTTTTTTTGGGATGTTGTCTGTCTCGGTCCAGGTCCATTTTTGGGATTAAATTTGTTTCAACCCGCACCCAGATTTTGCTGGGGTGCACCGCTTACGGCCCAAGCCAATTTGGGTCCTCCACCTGTTTGGCTCGCAGCCATCTAGCCCTAATATGGCACGAACCGCTGTATTTTCTTGCTTCTACTGTCGACCCTTGTTTAGGCTCGgcctattaaattaatttagtgACCTTCAGTTGATAAATTAGACAAAGAAAGATATTTTTGGCCCGCGGTCCACTTTATAAATTACGatctaatattttgtttttttttttgtttggaacaTCAACATCATTTCGTAGTTCCAAAGCTACTCACACTAGGTCCCCAAAGCAACCCAATTTCATACACTAGTTGTATTATTGTATCTTGTGTTTTTGCACGTATGATGAACTAGttcatttaaatcaaacatgtAGCTTCAaattagtgcctttgaaacttaaaattttcataaaacaacACACCCATGTAAAACTCGAAATTCTTCATGAAAATTAAACCAAACCATGTTTTAGAACccaaatgttctaactttgatgcttatggaggTTTTTATTCCCCATAGCACCAACCACGATCTTGTTGTCTCCATTCAATGGATTGCCGAACCATCACAAGTTCAATTTCACTGACATGGAAGTTTCTGACAGAAACTactttatgtggggtacaagatgtgaagctccacttgGCCATCGAGAagttgagaaaccattgaagtCAACAATTGTGTGAATAAGAACTGAATAAGAATTCGCCATGATCTTTTCGAAGACTTATGTGGGAAGCATTACAATCGGAAGTACCTCGATAAAGACGATTTCATGGCTCTTTGGTTTGCTTTACAGACCGTTCGATCATGAAAGATGATCTTGCTTGAAGCAAAACATGATTAAAACTTTCAGATCCATGAATAAgtaaaattttgaagtttatagAATTTGATTGAATTTTAACTAGAGAAGATTTTTCTTGTCCTTTTATGCCTCTAGCATACTTTTGAAGTAGCAATGTTGAGAATGGAAGTTCATTAAATTATCGTTTTGATTGGAGCCTAATGAATGGCATAGATGTATCGAAGGATATGCTCTACTTCGGCAGAGGTGTACCAAGCAGAAGTCTCTGTTTCGACAAACGCTTATCGAATCTGCTCATCCAGCTTCGGCTGGAGAATAACAAACAGAGCCGCCTAGCTTCGATTGGAACCTTCTGAACCCAAGTCTAAATCTATCTTTCTTCTCACCACTTTAGGGTTggttttacaacatatggtagaatcaagACCTGCCAAGGGGTGGCATCATGGCCAGAAGTGTGATCCTTGACACATAATACCCAAAATTTTAAGAATAAGGGACAGTACTCCTGAACTTTAACCTTGCAAAATCTACTTTTGTTTTGAAGGAAGAGGTCATTGGTTTTGTACTTATTTGTGCCCCTTGTTGAGGCGTAACATTCCcatagtcaatatgtgagactaatttttctCCACCTAACACATttggaagagcagaattttgacatggaatTGCCATGTTGGCCGAATCCTCTTAGTAAattttggtttactttgtgaacaattTTCTGTGTTCCCAGATTCAAGTTTGGCGTTTGTTTTAGTACTGGATAACATTATGAATATTGTCATCGAATATGAGTTTCATTAGATCATGGTTCTTATACATGTGACCCAATTCAATTAACATGTGTTTAGGTATAATCGTATATATATGGGAAAATTAATTGTCTTGATGAAATGTGCTATTATGCACACTAACTTCATATCTAAATCACCCATCTAACAATGAATTCAGGTATATCCAACCTAATTAAGGGCCTTGGCACCACCCCACGCCCCCCCCCTCGGGGGTTGTATGAATGTTAATGACTTACCATTAAAAGGACCTTATATTCTCCTTGGTCAGGAAGAACATCATTGAGTTTTAAGGATATCCGGGAGAATAATGATCATGAATGAAGTTGCTAAAAAGAATAGAGGGTGCAACACCATCAAAATATGAAGCCCAAAGCTATGTtttggggccaatgggttgCCCCCCAATTGGGACATGCCACATGTGGCCGGCATGGAGCCAAGTGATTCAAGTAATTTGCTTGCTTTGGCAAGaccatttgggacacttaggttgaGATATAACATTTCATACCACAGACGCATCTCTTTACCCGATATAAGGATTTTGTGCCTACAAGCATACTTTGACAAGCCTGtgtgttggaaaatttaatttctattcACCCCAAGCAAAGATACTAAGAGACCCTCTTTTCACAGTGAATTCAAGAGAATAATTTTGGACTAGTCCAAACAATATGTGAACCATGTAAATatttatgattttggttgatGTATCGACACACTAGTCACATATTTGTTCACATACATTACAGCTAACTTCCTAGCTGATTTTAACTTCAACGATCTGAACCGTTCATTGTGAGTATCAATATATTTGTCAATCAATTACTTGATTCTCAAGTAACTTGTTATTTAGGTGACTTGGTTGTCGAATTGATCTTATGGCCCAATATGGTTAGAATAGTAGATTATTAACCTCTGATTAACCTATTACGTGGTCTCTATTCGGTGAAGACTTATTATGGTCGGATATAAACTATGTAATTGGGATTATGAATCTCTCTCATTTAATAATAGGCTTGATTGAGAGAGATCCTAGCAACTATATAAGAATTGTCCTTGCTCTCACAATAGTCGTTTTATTATGTACTAAGCCCTATTCATAGCAAGAACATATAGTTTGGAGAGAGTAGAAGACATTCTTATGCATACGCCGATTTCTTTGTCATCCGTAAGAGCCACGTCTTCCATACTTTACAAATAAGTTCAATATAATTAGTCCATCTCTATTTTATATAGATTTGATTCATTATATTCATGATCCTAATCTCTTGTTGTTGTAATTTCAAAATACGTCTTAAAACTTTGACACAGAATATAAAGTGATGAATGAGGTTCAATTGAGTACAAGTAGTGAGGACTTTGGCGATGATATCTTTTCCATCTCAAGGAGGAAGAACGTAAAAAGGTTACAATAGTTTGCAGGACAATTGCAAGGAGAACTTAATATACTTCATCTGCTTAAAAGTGTTAAAACTATATACGTTTGCCCTTGTGTTTTATGTTTTGGCCATGAAAACCTAATATAATTAGTTTCTATCCAAAGATGATCATGGAATTATATGCTTTTGTTGCAATCAGAAAATATTTAGTTAAAGTTTTTGTTTCTATCAATGTTAAATGGACAAAACTAACCATATGATTTTATATAGTTTTGTTTCAGTTACTCACTTCCTTACAATATCTGACATATAGATGAAGTCGAAAAATTAGTATTTGAACCCCCAAATCTCGTAATTATAGACCTGTTGACTAATGCTTGATCAGTGGAAGCGTATAAGAGGTACATGCgtctttgagattttttttactcttttaaTCAGTGGGAGCAATAGTCTGCCTATGTAGTTTTGTCTCGTTTAATTAGTGAGAATAAGAAACTGCCTTTTatattattgaattgaaatgttAGTGGCTGAAGGTTTAATAGTAAAATTTTATTCATAAGTTTTAATAAGAGATCCTAATTTTGTAAATACTATGTTGTATTTTACTTGTTCTCTTATCAATTTTTAAATAGACAGAAAAGTTGGATTTTGTtaccaatgttgttgagttaatttgtgaactacttttGTTTTGAAGGATTAGTATAAGTGCACACTATCCTTGTTTTCAATAGTTCtacatttaaattaataataacaaTTGTTATAAGGGTTTGGTTATAGAATTTTGTTACTCAGTGATCACTATTATTCTGGTTATATTTGGCTGATTTTGTGTACAAATTTATTGATGCTCAAGTGCGAGAATGTAAGAATTACTGCGAGTATTAATTTCTTTGTCAACCAATCACTTGATTCTCGAGTAACGTATTACAGAGATGACTTTATTATCGAGGTGATCTTATGGTCCAATATGGTTAAGAATAATAGAGTCTTAACATCTGATTAACCTATTAAGTAATTCCTAAGTAGCGAAGACTTATTATGATGGgatataaaatatgtaattgtGATTATGAATCTCTTATTTAATAATAGGCTTGATTTAGAGATATCCTAGAAACTATATAAGGATTGTCCCTGCTCTTACAATAGTCATTCTATTATGTGCTAAACCCTATTCATATCAAGAACATATAGTTTGGAGAGAGTAGAAGACATTCTTATCCATACACCGAATTCTTTGTCGTCCGCAAGAGCCATGTCTTCCATACTATATAGATAAGTTCGATATAATTAGTTCATctctattttatattgatttgattCATTATATTCGTGATCGTAATCTCTTGTGGTTGTGATTTCAAAATATGTCTTACAACTTTGACACATTATATAGAGTGACGAATGAGATTCAATTGAGTACAAGTAGCAAGGACTTCGGCAATGATAACCATTTCCATCGCAAGGAGGAAAAACGTAAAAAGTGCTGTAATAGTCTGCAGGACAATTGCAGGCAGAATTGTTAATGTGCATGATTGAGGACTACGAAGAATCCGATtcaattgaaaaccaaaaactgcTTTCCACCGCAGAATATTTGGTAGTGAGGAATAACTATGCTCTACTTCCTTGTTTTGTTATAGTTTTCACCTCAATAAACATTACGTGACGATTTAAAAGAAGATTTTGATTCCAAAAGTTGTTTTCTGATGATGTAAAATTCAAGGTACAAAGATGTATATGAAAAAGGCTCATTTATTTCTTCTGAAGCATAGCCCTTACAACATAAAATAACCATCACTCTACCAAAGATACCTTAACTATCCGACGAAAAAAAGAAACACGAAGAGTTCAAACGAGAGCAGAAGATTACTTTAGGGTTCCATACAAGATCAAGAAACAcaaaatttcatgttttttacCTCCACGCACAAGAGACAACCAGTGGTTGATTCATCCAGCCGAGATATAAAGCTCCACCCATCTCTTCAAGCGTGTACTTCTCAGAATAACTCTGCAGTAAAGTCTTGATAGTTGCGTTTACCAAGGGGCTCAGTGGACAAGGCGAAAAACCAGCCATAATGAATCGTGACCTCCACTTACTGAGAGGCTCATAACGTTCTACTCTTTCCGCCCCTTCACATGCTATAATGTTAACAATTTCTCGTGCCAGACAGTGCTGCTCGACATTGATCCGCTCCCTATGCTCCCTTGGCAGAGCAACATCAATTGAATCAAAGACAGCGCTAAAATAGCTCAGCGTCTCAGTGAAACGAGGAAGGAAAGGGACTGTGTTGGTGTTTGATTCTTGTTCAACAAGAGTCACTACCTTGGGTGACAAACTCTTGGCAAGCCTCAACAGCCGGTCCCTGTGATTCTGACTACTCACACTCTCATCTGGTATGTGGTGCAGCATTAAGGCAAAATTCACTGCAATAGCCTCGCCAGGTCGAATCACAAGGTCCTCAAGTTGAACCTCAGAACCAAAAATTCCAGCAGCATGGAACTCAAACGGTACCTTACATGACTCCGCAAGCCTTGACAACCTCTGTCCCACAACACCAAGGCCCCCTCCCCGAACATAAGCTGATGTGGAATCATCTATGCCTGTGATCCTAATCTGTGGGGGTCCTCCTGGCCGAGTAGCTAAAGCCTGGATTAATGTAATCCACTGGCTGCCTTGAGCTACCTGAAAATCAATTATATGAACTCTACTTTCATCCTTCATAGCTTCTGCAATCGCCCCATTTGCTGACATATATCCGAACTTGAAGTATGGGCAGACTTCATAAAGTATGTGCATGTACGAGAGGAGTTCAGCACTGGCAGGCTCCTTGCATCTTAGGGATGCACAGATAGAACTCCCCGACAAGGCCAGCCTTGCAATAAGACCTTCCAAAATGTAAGCTCCTAAACGTTGGATTGGCTCACCTGAAACTGACACCATCTGACGTAGGTTTGAGAACAACTGTTCAGTTGTTGACATATCATTGTTTGCCAACGCTTTTGCACATGCGCAAAGCACCTCCTTTAAGTCACTTCCGCGGATCATCACCATCATTTGTTCCCAGTGCTCTGCTTctgaataaatttgattagcCCCAACCTCATCTATGATGTTGTACGCGTCAAAGGCATCTGAATCATTTCCCAGCAAAGCATTTTCCAGTTCCCTAATTTTGTGACCCAGGTCATCCGTTTCATTTGATATACACGACTGGTTGACAGGAGAGCCACAAGACTGGTAGGAATGCACATCTGGATGTGATGCTGGACTTCCATTTGCTGAGAAATTCAAACTTGATGGAGAACTGCGACCAGGGTAACCACTGGTTCCCGAGGATGATTCAAGGGTACAGTGTTGTTCAAATCTTTGAACTGAAAGCTGTGTTCCTTGGACAACCTCATCAGAGGATGCTTGTTGTTCAACATTCTGGAAGGAAGACTCCGGCTCTTCAACAGGCTGTTCTCCGATTCGGCGTGGAACATTTGGGATTATATGCTTGTAAGATTCTCGCATTTTCAGGAAAGCCAATTCCTTTGTTTGATCCAACCAAATGAAATGCTAATGGACTTTTCTGGCACAAGATCTCTCGAATTAACTGACAACTCTCTTGTTATTTAGACCGAACCTTGACCACATCATAACATACAGATCCAACTTTTGTACAAACTCTGCTTGAAAACGGTGGTAAATTAAATAGAGTCCATACATACTCTGCAGAAATAAAAAAGTAACAAGACAATTAAGTGTTATCAAGACGGACAAAGAAAATTGCATTTCAAAGATCCTACTGAAAAATATTGAAGCTATCTATTTGAGATGCCCGCATGTTCTAGCAAATgttgtaaaaataatttttatctGCGAGGCGTTTTAGCATAAACTGTAAACAATTTTCAGCTCAATCACTGCAGTAGTTATAACTCTCAGTTTATATTAAGAAAAGGTTGAGAATAATCTGACATTCCATTTCTGGTTTGAACAAATAATCTAGACCTTGAAGTTTACAAACGGGAAACAATCAGAAAAGCTTCAAACATACAAGGGTTTCACTTAGAATTATGAAACTACCACCATATCTTCATTCaaacaaacagaaaagaagTTAACACCAAAAGGGTTTCTCCTTTTTCCTGCATTTGTGGGAGCCCAAAGATCCCACTCCTGACGACAACTCATCAGCCAACCTACAAAACCAGTTGGCTAGAGCAGCGTGCTCCTCGAATTCCCTTCTGctaatttaaatgaatttagtgCAGAATATCCCaccgtttgttaaaaaaaaaagaatattgaAAACTCGAGATAAAATACTACGTCTCACTCTCACAATAAATTCATGCTTGAAATAACAAATTCAAAGCCACTAAATTGACCACCAAGTTTTCACCTTCATCACATAAGAAACTAAAAGCGGAAAAAAAGCACATGCAACTGCAGCAAACATTATAGCTCAAAAGCATCTAATTTGaagaacaataaaataaaataaaaattaaaagtacgGAATTTGGTGAAAAGCCATTGCAGTTTCTGATGGGGTTTTGACAGACCTTATGATTATTGATGTGTGGTTGATGATCACCTTTGAGCTTCAGCTTTCGTGTTCTTCTTTGCTTCTGAGTTCAAATGCAACGATCCAAAGTCTGTTAGCTAAACACCGTCTCCTACATAACCCAAGAAAATATCTGCCTCTTATAACAGTGCTTTCCTAACATCAAACCTCAATCTTTTCACGAATTACATTGCTGCCACACACATTACGACGTTTAGGTTTAGCGCCTAAAACACTCCcattatttatttcttgtttcatacGTTCATCATCTCTCTGTATTGTAGTCGTCTCTTAGTCATGGTCGACGTCAAAGTCTTTTCATGGAAaacgttatatatatatatatatatatatatatatatatatatatatatatatatatatatatattatcaaacgttataatttatattaaggGATAAGAGAGTGAGTTTAATTTCATAATAAACgtgtaataatgtagtt contains the following coding sequences:
- the LOC137742508 gene encoding probable WRKY transcription factor 20; protein product: MDATALGHPSGPSDGVDQGLTDFQPGSDPTLFSSSAAASGGAKYKLMSPAKLPISRSPCLTIPHGLSPTSFLESPVLLSNMKAEPSPTTGSFLKPQMVYGSLSSTTYPATTVCSDFNTSDERNSGSFEFKPHARSNMVTTDYNHYGNEQPLQIQGQAQPQSHMSPPLAKNEMAVSSNEFSLSAPVHTVTAGASAPAEGDLGELTQREHPNPGVQTSQCDNKGNGPSVISSDDGYNWRKYGQKHVKGCEFPRSYYKCTHPNCEVKKLFERSHDGQITEIIYKGTHDHPKPQPSRRYNTGAMMPPQEERSDKASSLTVRDDKPSGIYGQMSSNNEPSSTSELSPVTGNDDNVEGTGSLSNRLPDEVDDDDPFSKRRRTDVGGIDVTPIVKPIREPRVVVQTLSEVDILDDGYRWRKYGQKVVRGNPNPRSYYKCTNAGCPVRKHVERASHDPKAVITTYEGKHNHDVPTAKTSSHDASGPTTVNVPSRIRSEESDTISLDLGVGTTSGGENRSNEHVQLHSELVERQSRTNSNFRVAQNTPISTYYGVLIGGTNQYGSRENPSESRSIEVPPLNHSSYPYPQNMGRVLTGP
- the LOC137742047 gene encoding scarecrow-like protein 21; translation: MRESYKHIIPNVPRRIGEQPVEEPESSFQNVEQQASSDEVVQGTQLSVQRFEQHCTLESSSGTSGYPGRSSPSSLNFSANGSPASHPDVHSYQSCGSPVNQSCISNETDDLGHKIRELENALLGNDSDAFDAYNIIDEVGANQIYSEAEHWEQMMVMIRGSDLKEVLCACAKALANNDMSTTEQLFSNLRQMVSVSGEPIQRLGAYILEGLIARLALSGSSICASLRCKEPASAELLSYMHILYEVCPYFKFGYMSANGAIAEAMKDESRVHIIDFQVAQGSQWITLIQALATRPGGPPQIRITGIDDSTSAYVRGGGLGVVGQRLSRLAESCKVPFEFHAAGIFGSEVQLEDLVIRPGEAIAVNFALMLHHIPDESVSSQNHRDRLLRLAKSLSPKVVTLVEQESNTNTVPFLPRFTETLSYFSAVFDSIDVALPREHRERINVEQHCLAREIVNIIACEGAERVERYEPLSKWRSRFIMAGFSPCPLSPLVNATIKTLLQSYSEKYTLEEMGGALYLGWMNQPLVVSCAWR